The following are encoded in a window of Sinomonas cyclohexanicum genomic DNA:
- a CDS encoding acyl-CoA dehydrogenase family protein, protein MPLDPESVLPEALIEAIRSRASGYDERNEFFQDDFDTLVAAGYLKAFVPEGEGGLGAGLADVVRLQRRLAQAAPATALAVNMHLVWTGVAKVLADRGDDSLGFVLEEAAAGEVFSFGVSEAGNDAVLFDSVTEAAPQPDGGYSFTGTKVFTSLAPAWTRMGTFGKDTTGDEDQLVWGFIRRDRPGWRHLDDWNTLGMRASQSRTTVLEGATAPADRIVRRLPVGPNPDLLIFGIFSVFETLLAAVYTGIAERALVLAVDAAHRRRSYRNGGRPYSQDPDIRWQIAELGMSVDAILPQLDAVARDIDGLVDRGSAWFRALSGLKHRATETAKTVVDGAMRVGGGGGYFRGSELERLYRDVLAGLYHPSDPESAHATVATNLLGPIEE, encoded by the coding sequence ATGCCCCTTGATCCCGAGTCCGTCCTGCCGGAGGCGCTGATCGAGGCGATCCGCTCCCGCGCCTCCGGCTACGACGAGCGCAATGAGTTCTTCCAGGACGACTTCGACACCCTCGTGGCCGCCGGTTACCTCAAGGCGTTCGTCCCCGAAGGCGAGGGAGGGCTGGGAGCCGGCCTGGCCGACGTCGTGCGCCTCCAGCGCCGCCTCGCTCAGGCGGCGCCTGCCACGGCACTCGCGGTCAACATGCACCTCGTCTGGACGGGCGTGGCCAAGGTCCTCGCGGACCGCGGCGACGACTCGCTCGGGTTCGTGCTCGAAGAGGCGGCGGCGGGGGAGGTGTTCTCGTTCGGCGTCTCCGAGGCGGGCAATGACGCGGTGCTTTTCGACTCGGTCACCGAGGCGGCCCCGCAGCCCGACGGCGGCTACAGCTTCACCGGTACCAAGGTCTTCACGAGCCTGGCGCCCGCGTGGACGCGCATGGGCACTTTCGGCAAGGACACCACCGGGGACGAGGACCAGCTCGTGTGGGGCTTCATCCGCCGGGACCGGCCCGGCTGGCGGCACCTCGATGACTGGAACACGCTCGGCATGCGCGCGAGCCAGTCCCGGACCACCGTGCTGGAGGGCGCGACGGCGCCCGCGGACCGGATCGTGCGCCGGCTCCCGGTTGGTCCGAACCCTGACCTGCTGATCTTCGGGATCTTCTCGGTCTTCGAGACGCTGCTCGCTGCCGTCTACACGGGCATCGCCGAGCGCGCACTGGTCCTCGCGGTCGACGCCGCGCACCGCCGACGCTCCTACCGCAACGGCGGTCGGCCCTACTCGCAAGACCCGGACATCCGCTGGCAGATTGCGGAGCTCGGCATGTCCGTGGACGCCATCCTTCCGCAGCTGGACGCCGTGGCGCGGGACATCGACGGCCTCGTCGACAGGGGCTCGGCCTGGTTCCGCGCCCTGAGCGGCCTCAAGCACCGCGCCACGGAGACGGCGAAAACCGTGGTAGACGGCGCGATGCGCGTCGGCGGGGGCGGCGGCTACTTCCGCGGCAGCGAGCTCGAGCGCCTGTACCGGGACGTGCTCGCCGGCCTCTACCACCCCTCTGACCCGGAGTCCGCGCACGCTACCGTCGCGACCAACCTGCTGGGCCCGATCGAGGAGTGA